In one Streptomyces sp. NBC_01288 genomic region, the following are encoded:
- a CDS encoding carbohydrate ABC transporter permease: MTLLETERVTVSPVRRGTVPRRTGRGRAGYFFVAGYAVLLLAFGVFPTGYAFYLSLTNDRGQFTGLNQFTKVVQDYRFAPAFTHMLIYLVMWLVTLVVVVVLTAVILRSRVRPGTSALFRFLYYIPGALAGVASVLVWLFMLDPDVSPVSRLLTALGFKTFAEVLAPGNLPLILMLIAFWTGAGGWMVVMYGALNNIPDEVLEAARMDGAGPWRTAWHIQIPMIRQWIVYMAIMAFATGTQLFVEPQLLQTASLGRVSPTWSPNQLAYVYAFQQGDFNGAAAISVVLLAVGLLAAGLLVARSNLFTLDEK; encoded by the coding sequence GTGACCTTGCTGGAGACCGAGCGCGTCACCGTCTCCCCCGTGCGCCGCGGCACCGTACCGCGGCGCACGGGCCGCGGTCGCGCGGGCTACTTCTTCGTCGCCGGGTACGCGGTGCTGCTGCTCGCGTTCGGCGTCTTCCCCACCGGGTACGCGTTCTACCTGTCGCTCACCAACGACCGGGGCCAGTTCACCGGGCTCAACCAGTTCACGAAGGTCGTCCAGGACTACCGCTTCGCCCCGGCCTTCACCCACATGCTGATCTATCTGGTCATGTGGCTGGTGACGCTCGTCGTCGTGGTCGTGCTGACCGCCGTGATCCTGCGCAGCCGGGTGCGTCCGGGCACCTCGGCGCTCTTCCGCTTCCTCTACTACATCCCCGGCGCCCTCGCCGGAGTGGCGAGCGTGCTGGTCTGGCTGTTCATGCTGGACCCCGATGTCAGCCCGGTGTCACGGCTGCTCACCGCCCTGGGGTTCAAGACGTTCGCCGAGGTCCTGGCGCCCGGCAACCTGCCGCTGATCCTCATGCTGATCGCCTTTTGGACCGGTGCAGGAGGCTGGATGGTCGTGATGTACGGGGCATTGAACAACATCCCCGACGAGGTGCTGGAAGCGGCCCGCATGGACGGCGCGGGTCCGTGGCGCACCGCCTGGCACATCCAGATCCCGATGATCCGGCAGTGGATCGTCTACATGGCGATCATGGCCTTCGCGACGGGCACCCAGCTGTTCGTGGAGCCCCAACTCCTCCAGACCGCCAGCCTCGGCAGGGTGAGTCCCACCTGGTCACCGAACCAACTGGCGTACGTCTACGCCTTCCAGCAGGGCGACTTCAACGGCGCCGCCGCCATCTCCGTCGTCCTCCTCGCCGTGGGCCTCCTCGCCGCCGGTCTCCTGGTCGCCCGCTCGAACCTGTTCACGTTGGACGAGAAATGA
- a CDS encoding carbohydrate ABC transporter permease — translation MTQTTLSLTAMRRRVRPSKSLPFLVVGLLLAFLLVFFVLPVIWLLLAPSKTAGEVVRDNPLSFGSFHQIGTAWRHLFAFQDGAMTRWLLNSAIYSGGSLVLTLAVSVPAGYALALTKFRGRKTLLVITLVTMIMPQATLVLPIFLELNRFHLIGTVWSLILPFSFYPFGVYLVYIYFGSSLPRDLLSAARIDGCTEWQLFARIALPLAKPVIGLVAFFSFVGNWNNFFLPYLVLPNSEQFPVQVGLNQLLTSTPSFNPVAGAGLNITIPELALAIVIAILPVLVLFLFSQRTLVSGMLAGSSKE, via the coding sequence ATGACACAGACGACTCTCTCCCTGACGGCCATGAGGCGACGCGTCCGCCCGTCAAAGAGCCTCCCCTTCCTGGTAGTTGGACTCCTCCTGGCCTTTCTCCTGGTGTTCTTCGTCCTGCCGGTGATCTGGCTGCTGCTGGCACCGTCGAAGACCGCCGGCGAAGTGGTGCGGGACAACCCGCTCTCCTTCGGCTCGTTCCATCAAATAGGCACGGCCTGGCGGCACTTGTTCGCCTTCCAGGACGGCGCCATGACGAGGTGGCTGCTCAACTCGGCCATCTACTCGGGCGGTTCACTCGTCCTGACGCTGGCCGTCAGCGTCCCGGCCGGCTACGCGCTGGCGCTGACGAAGTTCCGGGGCCGCAAGACACTCCTCGTGATCACCCTGGTCACCATGATCATGCCGCAGGCCACCCTGGTGCTGCCGATCTTCCTGGAGCTCAACCGCTTCCATCTCATCGGCACCGTCTGGTCGTTGATACTCCCCTTCTCCTTCTATCCGTTCGGCGTGTACCTGGTCTACATCTACTTCGGGAGCAGCCTCCCCAGGGACCTGCTGTCCGCCGCGCGCATCGACGGCTGCACCGAGTGGCAGCTCTTCGCACGCATCGCGCTCCCGCTCGCCAAGCCGGTGATCGGACTGGTCGCGTTCTTCAGCTTCGTGGGCAACTGGAACAACTTCTTTCTGCCCTACCTCGTCCTGCCGAACAGCGAGCAGTTCCCCGTCCAGGTGGGCCTGAACCAACTCCTCACCTCCACACCGTCGTTCAATCCGGTCGCCGGAGCCGGCCTGAACATCACCATCCCGGAACTCGCCCTGGCCATCGTCATCGCCATCCTGCCCGTGCTGGTGCTCTTCCTCTTCTCGCAGCGCACGCTGGTGTCCGGGATGCTCGCCGGATCGAGCAAGGAATGA